In Planctomycetota bacterium, the sequence AGGCGGCGGCCTGCCCGGTTCCGTTTGCTGCCGGGCTTGAAACTGACGCATGAGACTTCCCGACCGACTTGAAGGCCACATCGATCACCAGGCGTCCCGCGGGCGTCTGGCAGGGGATGCAGATGCCCAGGGCGCTGGATGGGTTGCGCACCTGGTGGCTGGGGGCGATGATGACGGTGGGGCATCCGATGCTGACGTTGAGCCCCTCGAAGCGGGCCTTGGCGCCCCCGGCGATCATGTTGACGAGCTCGCCGACGGCGTCGGCGAACTCCGCGCACCCGACCTCGTATTCCGTGCCGGTGAACGCGCGGACGATCCCGCTGGCGCACGAGCGGGGGATGCCGATAATGACCGATCCCACGACGTCGCCGGAGAGCCCAATAACGCCCGAGACGTCGTACGTGGGATTCCCGCAGATCACGCTCGGGCGATCGAACGAGATCTCGAGATTGA encodes:
- a CDS encoding chemotaxis protein CheX; this translates as MDARHINAFVEAAKAVFTTMLNLEISFDRPSVICGNPTYDVSGVIGLSGDVVGSVIIGIPRSCASGIVRAFTGTEYEVGCAEFADAVGELVNMIAGGAKARFEGLNVSIGCPTVIIAPSHQVRNPSSALGICIPCQTPAGRLVIDVAFKSVGKSHASVSSPAANGTGQAAA